One stretch of Euphorbia lathyris chromosome 7, ddEupLath1.1, whole genome shotgun sequence DNA includes these proteins:
- the LOC136201439 gene encoding uncharacterized protein has translation MIPWICKTLISSSSNTSNRLRKYPIFQSIYLVSFSTSESKSNVTTFDYLVNKQHFSPKSASNVSSLPSFEYLKKPQNADSVLNFLKESGFSKHQIEYVVKKLPQILSANLEKSIKPKFKVFQDLDFDSSDVAEIICRDPRALTRSVDNRIAPSILVLKSVLGSNADVCRLLKTRVGLLSNDLKRKMLPNVEYLKSCGMEPLQITKYVFSFSRLFLIKPESMKLLVKRVDEMGVDRTSKKFLCAVRVMSSMSKENWDLKLKLFSELGFSEEHILFMFRRAPQAFAVSERKIKEVTKLLLSVKNLDISYIASNPDLLTYSVEKKLKPRLEVLKVLESKKLLKKKYSLYSFCKMTDAQFAQKYVIPYSKEGEDSNVQ, from the coding sequence ATGATTCCCTGGATTTGCAAAACTCTGATATCATCCTCTTCGAACACCTCTAATCGTCTTCGCAAGTATCCAATCTTCCAATCAATCTATCTCGTTTCATTTTCCACTTCAGAATCGAAATCCAATGTCACAACATTTGATTACTTAGTTAATAAGCAGCATTTCTCCCCAAAATCCGCTTCAAATGTCTCATCATTACCATCTTTTGAGTACCTCAAGAAACCCCAAAATGCCGATTCCGTTCTTAATTTCCTCAAGGAAAGTGGGTTTTCTAAGCACCAGATAGAATATGTTGTTAAAAAACTACCCCAGATTCTCTCTGCTAATCTTGAGAAAAGCATTAAGCCGAAATTCAAGGTTTTTCAAGACTTGGATTTTGACTCCTCCGATGTTGCCGAGATAATTTGTCGTGATCCTCGTGCTCTCACTAGAAGTGTTGATAATAGGATTGCCCCGTCTATTTTAGTATTGAAGAGTGTTTTGGGATCTAATGCCGATGTTTGTAGGCTGTTAAAAACTCGTGTGGGGCTTCTGTCAAATGATTTGAAAAGGAAAATGTTGCCTAACGTAGAATATTTGAAGAGTTGTGGTATGGAGCCATTGCAGATTACAAAATATGTTTTTAGCTTTAGCCGCCTGTTTCTTATCAAACCAGAAAGTATGAAGCTCCTGGTTAAAAGAGTTGATGAAATGGGCGTTGATAGGACATCCAAGAAGTTTCTTTGTGCTGTTAGAGTGATGAGTTCTATGAGTAAGGAGAATTGGGATCTCAAATTGAAGCTATTCAGCGAACTCGGATTTTCAGAAGAGCATATTCTGTTTATGTTTAGGAGAGCACCTCAAGCGTTTGCAGTATCAGAAAGGAAGATTAAGGAGGTAACGAAGCTGTTGCTTAGTGTTAAGAACTTGGACATCTCTTATATTGCCAGCAACCCAGATTTGCTTACTTACAGTGTGGAGAAGAAGTTAAAGCCCCGACTCGAAGTGCTCAAGGTCCTTGAAAGTAAGAAATTACTGAAGAAAAAATACAGTTTATACTCATTTTGTAAGATGACTGATGCACAGTTTGCGCAAAAGTATGTTATTCCTTATTCAAAAGAAGGAGAAGATTCAAATGTTCAATAG